The sequence ACTGACCCCTGACCCCCTGAACTGACCCCAGAAATGACCCCTGACCCATAACCATGACCCCCTGAACTGACCCCTGGCAATgacccccagaccccctgaACTGACCCCTGAACTGACCTGTGAACTGACCCCTGACCCCTAGCAATGACCCCCAGAACCATTCCACACCCCCAACCCTGAGACCCCATAACCCCACCCATGAACCCCCTCAGCCCCGCCCCCTCCACAGAGCCCCGCCCCCTCAGCCacgccccctccccccccagaGCCTCCTGGAGCTCCGCAATTTCAATTCGCTCCTGGCCGTGGTCGGGGGGCTCGGCCACGGCTCCATCGCGCGCCTGCGCCGgaccctggccctgctggagcccccCCTGGTCCAGGTGCGGGTCCGGGGGGTCCCCAAGGGGTCCTGGGGGGCGttctgtgggttttgggggcgtcttgggggggtcctgggggtgctCTGGGGCTCCTGGGGTCCCCAAGGGGTCACACGGGGGGTACAAAGGGGTTCTGTGGTGTCTGGTGGGGTCCTGGGGCTCACGGGGGTGTTGAGAGGCATTTTGGGGAGGTATTGGGGGGGTCCCCAAGGGGTCACGAGGGGTCCCAAGGGGGCATTTGTGGGttctggggtgtcctggggacGTCCTGAGGGGGTCCtgaggtgaatttggggggtattggggggtcctggaggggtcctgggggttCTGGTGGGGTTCCCAAGGGGGCACACGGGGACCCAAGGGGGcatttgtgggttttggggtgttctggAGGTGCTGGGGGGTCCCCAAGGGGTCACACGGGGGGTACAAAGGAGTTCTGGGGGCATTTGTGGCTTCTGGGGTGTCCtggaggggtcctgggggtgtTGAGGGGcatttggggtgtcctgggggtgTCCTGGAGGTCCTGGGAGTGTTGAGGAGAAtttggggggtatttgggggtcctgggggggtatttgggggggtcctgggggtatCACAGGGGACACAGAAATGTCCGGGAGGATCCTTgtaggattttggggtgacacaAAAGTGAcatcacccccagctctgctcattTCTAAAACATCTCCCCTTGTCCGCGTGTCCCCGctctgtgtccgtgtgtccctgctctgtgtccgtgtgtccttTGTCCCCCACCCCCGCACCCCAAATTTCCGCCccccagctgtgggcacagctggccgAGGCCGTTGGGTCTGGGGGCAATTACCGCCGGTACCGGGCGCTGctggggggcgcggggggctcGGGCGGGTTCCGGGTCCCGGCGCTCGGGGTTCACCTGCGGGACCTGGTGGCGCTCGAGGCGGCGCTGCCCGACTGGGGGGGCCCGGGACGCCCCCACCCCAATAAACTGCGGGCCCGCTTCGCCCTGCAAGGGGCGCTGCTGGCGGGGCGGGAACAGGgacccccggggaccccccACCCGGATTTGCTGCGGCTCTTGGAGGTGAgacccccaaaataaccccaaaatcactcCTGAGACCctcaaaataaccccaaaatcaccccaaccCCCTCCTGGGACCCCCCGGGATCCCTCACCTTGACCTGCTCCcctcaaacccccccaaaaccccctgaatCCCAAAACCTGCCTAAATCCAAAAatcccctgaaccccaaaaatcccctgaaccccaaaacccccctgaactccccttcccctcccaaaCCTGCTCCCCCCACACATCCCCAACTTCCCCAATCCCCCCCCAAAGGCCTCTGAGCCGCGACCCCCCCATCCCAAAACCCCccgaaaatccccccaaatccccccgagccccccaaattcaccaaaatccccaaaatcctcccaaaattcccccaaatcccccctaatTCCCCCTGAGCCCCGCCTGCAGTTCCGGCTCCGTCCCGCAGGTGTCGCTGGCGCTCGGGCCCAGCGAGGAGCAGCTGCACCAGATGTCGCTGCAGCGCGAGCCCCGCGAGAGCGCCCCCGTGAGGCCGGGGCGGGAACAGCGGGAGGGAATAACGGGGGAATAACGGGGGAATAACGGGGAACGGGGCGGGAATAACGGGGAATGGGGGGGAGCTAACGGGGAATGGGAAATAACGGGGAGAACAACGGGGGAACGGGGGGAGAATAACAGGGAGAACAACGGGGAATGGGGCGGGAATAACGGGGCGGGAATAACAGGGGGAGAATAACGGGGAACGGGGTGGGAATAACGGGGGGAGAATAACGGGGCAGGAATACCGGGGAACCggggaataatggggaatggggaggggGATAACGGGGAACAGGGGGGGAGCAACAGGGAATGGGGCGGGAATAACGGGAACGGGGGGAATGAAGGAAATGGGGGAATAACGGGGAACGGGGCAGGGGAACGGGCACAAGGGGGCAAACGGGCacgggggggacaccggggtcGAGAAGGgaatgggggggggggtggggggaatgGGAGGGGAGTCAGGAACGGGGTGGGGGGCAAGTGTGGAAAAGGGGGCCCAAGTGTGCAAGAGGGGATGGGGGACAACAGGGTGTGGAAGGCGGAAACGAGCGTAAAATGGGCGTGAAATGGGTGTGGAATGAGTGTGAAACGGGTGTGGAATGAGTGTGAAATGGGTGGTGGGATGAGTGTGAAACGGGTGTGGAATGGGTGTGGAGTGAGGTTTGAAATGGGTGCGAAATTGGTGTGAAACGGGTGTGAGAGGGGTGTGAAATGAGTGTGGAATGGGCGTGAAATGGGTGTGGAATGAGTGTCGAATGGGTGCGAAATGGTGTTTGAAACAGGTGTGAAATGGGTGTGAAACGGGCGTGAAACCGGTGTGAAATGGAGTTTGAAATAAGTGTGGAACGGTTCTGAAACGGGTGTGAAATGGGTGTGGAATGGGTGTGGGATGGGCGTGGCAAGTAAGAAAAAGAGTGGGGCCGAGTGTGCAAAGGGGGCAAAGGGCGGCTGTGAGTGTgcaagggggtttgggggttctgCCCCCCCCCGacgccccctcccctccccccccaggCCGGGCCCCCCCCGGAGCTGCCCCCCGCCCTCCCCCCCGAGCGCTGGGTCCTGCCCGAGCCCCCCCCGGCCCGACcccgaggggctccagccccgccTCGAGCAGCTCGTGGAGGTgagggggggtcctgggggtcgtgggggggtcctgggggtgattttggggggccTGGGGGGGttaggagggatttggggaggggggaattggaggaattgagGGGttaggggggttttggggaggggtccctggagggagttttggggtcccgaggggggggggggttgggtggggaggggtctcagaggGCTccgaggtgattttggggttattttggggggggggtcctCAGTCCATTTTCCGGAATTTCGACGTGGACGGCGACGGGCGGATCTCGgtggaggaatttgggatcgTGCGGGAAAATTTCCCCCACCTGCCCCCGCTGGGGGAGCTGGACACGGACATgtgagacccccaaaacccttaaacacccccaaaccccccgggacccccccaaaacaaccccagaatccccaaatcccccctgagcccccaccTGCCCCATCCTGGGGGAGCTGGACACCAAATTGTGAGACCCCcgagacccccaaaacccccccagaacccccaaaaccccacagagacccccaaaacacccccggACACCCCTAAACCATTCAGTGACCCCCCCCCGGGGGTCCCCAAATCCTACAGtgacccccaaatccaccccaggatccccaaatcccccctgagCCCCACCTGGGGGAGCTGGACACAGATATgtgagacccccccaaaaccccccgagacccccaaatcccccgggaaccccaaaatccccccgagacccccaaaacccctcagtaATGCCCCCAACCCCACAgtgacccccaaaacccccccgggacccccaaattcccaacatGGACACCCCCAACCCCGTTGGGATCCCCAAAACTCTCCcaagaccccccaaacccccccagatCCACAAAACTCCTCAGTgacccccccaccccaaaccccacagtgaacccccccaaaccccctcagaatccccaaatcccccctgagCTCCCccaccagggacccccaaaatggggaccCCTCCTTTGTGACCCCCCCCCCCtttgtgccccctccccagggacGGGGGGCTCAGCCGGGGGGAGGTCCTGGATTATTTCCTGCGCTGCAGCCAAGGaccccccccgggacccccccacAATTtccgggggctgcgggggctcCGTGCGGGCCCTGCGAGAGCTGCGGGAAACTGGTGAGtgcgggggggggggtccccaaaatcccaccaaagaccccccaaaatatccccaaaaccccaccaaagactctccaaaatatccccaagacccccccaaaaccccgcCGAAGaccccccaaaatatcccaaagaccccccaaaatatccccaaaaccccccccaaaatcccaccaaagaccccccaaaatatccccaaaacccccccccaaaaccccgccgaagacccccccaaaatatccccaaagacctccccaaaatccaccaaagactccccaaaatatccccaaaaccccaccaaagaccccccaaaatatccccaaagaccccccaaaatatccctaaagacaccccaaaatatccccaaagacccccccaaaaccccaccaaagaccccccaaaaccccaccaaagatcccccaaaatatccctgaagacccccccaaaatcccaccaaagaccccccaaaaccccccaaatcccccaaagccccccccaaatcccccctaaacCCCTCCAAACAACCCCAGatcccccaaagccccctcagaccccccaaacctccccaaaatcccccaaatcgcCCCAAAGCCCCTCAAAACCACCTCAGAGATCCCtccaaagcccccccagaacccccaaaatccccccaaagaCCCCCAAATCCGCCCGTCCACGACTGAGCacagctggggggggggggggggatgtgGGGACCCCCTCCTTAATTGGGGGGACCCCCGAGTGGAAATTCGTGGGAGGGGTCTTGGACCCCCCCTGAaccttctctccccttcccctccccagaTTTGGGGTCTGCACAAGGATGGGATGGAGTGCAGCGGTGagtggggggtcctgggggggtcctggggggttttggggggtcctgggggttttgggggggtctgggagctgggaaggggggaCGGTTGGGTGtgctgggggtttttggggggattttgggggtttttgggagttcTGGGTGCTGGGGGGTCTCTGGGTGTtgtggggggattttggggggtctctgtgtgtaatggggttttttgggggggggtctcgATGTGAGAgagttttgggggggtctctgggtgcgaagggttttggggggggtctctgggtttttgtgggggagatttgggggtctATGGGTATGAGGGGGATTAGGGGGGGGGTCTCTGTGTTGatgggggattttagggggggGTCTCTGGGTGTGATTCAGTTTTTTGGGGGTGGTCTCTGGTtgtgagggggttttggggaggcgTTTGGGGGGATCCTGGGGGGTCTCTGGGTGCGATTCAGTTTTTGGGAGGGGTCTCTGGGTATgagagggtttttggggtgggggtctCTAGTTGTAAtagggtttttggggggggtctcgatgtgaggggttttttgggggggggtctctGGGTTTTGTGGGGGGTTTTTATGGGGGTCTCTGGGtatgaggtggttttgggggggtctctggGTTTTTGTGGGGGTCTCTGGGTATGAGGCGGTTTTGGGGGTGGTCTCTGGGTGTGATGGGGTTTTCAGGGGGGGTCTTGAtgtgagggggttttgggggggttttgggaggttttgggggggggtctctGTGTGTGATGGGGTTTCTGGGTAGGGTCTCGATgtgatggggttttgggggtggtcTCGATtcgaggagattttgggggggggtctctCAGTCCGAGGGTctccccccgtgcccccccccccccccaggctGCGGCCTGCGCTGTCACATCGCCTGTCGCGATCGGCTCCGCCCCGAGTGTCGCCGCCGGGCCCAAAGCGTCACCGCGGCCCCCCcggaccccccaggacccctccccaaatcgcGGCCCCCGCTCCttcagcctctccctgccctggccccgCCGCGCCTCGCTGCGACCCTCaggtgggacccccaaaaatcgggaccccccccctcccccaaaatgagggaccccccaaaaaggaggggaccctcaggtgggaccccaaaaatcggGACCTCCCCCCACAAAATGAGGGGACCATCAGGTGGGCGAGACCCCCAAAatgaccccccccaaaaatgaccccccccagaccctcccgaggagaatgaggaggatgaggatggagtGTTTGACACTCACCTGTGACAGgtgagccccctccccaaattggggGTCCTGGTTGTTGGGGTCCCTTA comes from Zonotrichia albicollis isolate bZonAlb1 unplaced genomic scaffold, bZonAlb1.hap1 Scaffold_197, whole genome shotgun sequence and encodes:
- the LOC141727691 gene encoding LOW QUALITY PROTEIN: RAS guanyl-releasing protein 2-like (The sequence of the model RefSeq protein was modified relative to this genomic sequence to represent the inferred CDS: deleted 2 bases in 1 codon), which translates into the protein MSSSLDLDRAPTLDELLRGCVDAFDAQGKVRDPQLVRLFLATHPWYLPQAEVASKLLTLYPWGPPETPPKPPGTPKTPRDPQIPRDPPKLPGIPLKTLPQVKGGAGKMPRFSPWGPPQKTPWDPPGHPKESGGSAEGPSLRLKIGHLVRYWVRAFLRELSGDPQVLGRLRELGAALGGDPQKPLLGLESLKGTPRPKVTMTRPEVTMGGVPMGGGPPGGGGVVAPPRARFSMLLEPLEPPELALLLTHLEHRGYGAIRLRDIRVFARSAGTSSSPSLRRLVALSNGLSRWVQLRVLRPLAAPQRAAALGQCLRLGQSLLELRNFNSLLAVVGGLGHGSIARLRRTLALLEPPLVQLWAQLAEAVGSGGNYRRYRALLGGAGGSGGFRVPALGVHLRDLVALEAALPDWGGPGRPHPNKLRARFALQGALLAGREQGPPGTPHPDLLRLLEVSLALGPSEEQLHQMSLQREPRESAPVRPGREQREGITGEYKKKSGAECAKGAKGGCECARGFGGSAPPRRPLPSPPRPGPPRSCPPPSPPSAGSCPSPPRPDPEGLQPRLEQLVESIFRNFDVDGDGRISVEEFGIVRENFPHLPPLGELDTDMDGGLSRGEVLDYFLLQPRTPPGTPPQFPGAAGAPCGPCESCGKLIWGLHKDGMECSGCGLRCHIACRDRLRPECRRRAQSVTAAPPDPPGPLPKSRPPLLQPLPALAPPRLAATLRWDPQKSGPPPSPKMRDPPKRRGPSGGTPKIGTSPHKMRGPSGGRDPQNDPPQK